In Marivirga salinae, a single window of DNA contains:
- a CDS encoding rhodanese-like domain-containing protein produces the protein MNHKNISPEEFNKLSKEPNTEIIDVRSPEEKVEGFIEGAKVINIMGPSFAEDIKALDKDKTYLVYCRSGNRSSTACGFMASNGFDKLYNLDGGIQAWNQYTNS, from the coding sequence ATGAACCATAAAAATATTAGTCCAGAGGAATTTAATAAGCTTTCAAAAGAGCCTAATACTGAAATAATTGATGTTCGTTCTCCTGAAGAAAAGGTAGAAGGGTTTATTGAAGGTGCTAAAGTAATCAATATCATGGGCCCCTCTTTTGCTGAAGATATTAAGGCTTTAGATAAAGATAAAACGTATTTGGTGTATTGCAGAAGCGGTAATAGAAGTAGTACTGCTTGTGGCTTTATGGCAAGTAATGGCTTTGATAAGCTTTATAATTTAGATGGTGGTATACAAGCTTGGAATCAATATACTAATTCATAA